Proteins found in one Micromonospora sp. WMMD1082 genomic segment:
- a CDS encoding PH domain-containing protein, whose translation MHPLSPALHGAKSLVVVIAGLSWSTLSRVGFGWFVAMVIVLALGASVLAVVSWYNTGYQVVGRELRIHEGLLWRRTRAIPLERLQAVEVVRPLLAQLTGLAELRLEVVGGGKTEAPLAYLSVAEASALRQRLLTLAGRPATAAPGRPTDAAPGTQPPGTHVPGAGGETGAPVGRPLHAVSNRDLLISQLLTPQAFLLPFGVAFVATQFLSEGTWSFIAVASTLTAMAGILLQPIRRVLDDWRFQLARDDDRLRIRNGLLETRVQTVPLHRVQTVGVTWPLLWRMKGWLRMRLEVAGYAAGEADQRNRPDRLLPVGDRPTGDAILAVVLPGVTLESLPLQPPPARARWVNPLSRQVLGAGLTDEVFAVRSGLLTRQLTIVPYARLQSVRVVQGPVQRLLGLATVHADTAGGAGAAAVDRDLADAWALAAELTARGRAARRHH comes from the coding sequence CTGCATCCGTTGAGTCCCGCCCTGCACGGCGCGAAGTCCCTGGTGGTGGTCATCGCCGGGCTGTCCTGGTCGACGTTGTCCCGGGTCGGGTTCGGCTGGTTCGTGGCGATGGTGATCGTGCTCGCGCTCGGCGCGAGCGTGCTGGCCGTGGTCAGCTGGTACAACACCGGATACCAGGTGGTGGGCCGGGAACTGCGCATCCACGAGGGGCTGCTGTGGCGGCGCACCCGGGCGATCCCGCTGGAACGGCTCCAGGCCGTCGAGGTGGTCCGGCCGCTGCTCGCCCAGCTCACCGGCCTGGCGGAACTGCGGCTGGAGGTGGTCGGCGGCGGCAAGACCGAGGCACCGCTGGCGTACCTCAGCGTCGCCGAGGCGTCGGCGCTGCGGCAGCGGCTGCTGACGCTCGCGGGCCGGCCGGCCACCGCCGCACCGGGCCGACCGACGGACGCGGCACCGGGGACGCAGCCGCCGGGGACACACGTGCCGGGCGCCGGTGGGGAGACCGGCGCGCCGGTCGGCCGGCCGTTGCACGCGGTCAGCAACCGGGACCTGCTGATCAGCCAATTACTCACCCCGCAGGCCTTCCTGCTGCCGTTCGGCGTGGCCTTCGTGGCGACGCAGTTCCTGTCGGAAGGCACGTGGTCGTTCATCGCGGTGGCCAGCACGCTCACCGCGATGGCGGGCATCCTGTTGCAACCCATCCGCCGGGTGCTCGACGACTGGCGGTTCCAGCTCGCCCGCGACGACGACCGGCTGCGGATCCGCAACGGCCTGCTGGAGACCAGGGTGCAGACGGTACCGCTGCACCGGGTGCAGACCGTGGGCGTGACCTGGCCGCTGCTCTGGCGGATGAAGGGCTGGCTGCGGATGCGCCTGGAGGTGGCGGGTTACGCCGCCGGCGAGGCCGACCAGCGCAACCGGCCGGACCGGCTGCTGCCCGTCGGCGACCGGCCGACCGGCGACGCGATCCTCGCGGTGGTGCTGCCCGGGGTCACCCTAGAGTCGTTGCCGCTGCAGCCGCCGCCGGCCCGGGCCCGCTGGGTCAACCCGCTGAGCCGCCAGGTGCTCGGGGCCGGCCTGACCGACGAGGTGTTCGCCGTACGCTCCGGTCTGCTCACCCGCCAGCTGACGATCGTGCCGTACGCCCGCCTGCAGAGCGTGCGGGTGGTGCAGGGGCCGGTGCAGCGCCTGCTCGGCTTGGCCACCGTGCACGCCGACACGGCTGGCGGTGCCGGCGCGGCCGCGGTCGACCGGGATCTCGCCGACGCCTGGGCGCTGGCGGCGGAGCTGACCGCCCGGGGCCGGGCCGCCCGCCGGCACCACTGA
- a CDS encoding PH domain-containing protein, with the protein MNDDAPGGLPAAPAPPPSPLEPWPDTVRWQSISTDLIWVELLRLSVGVAVVAGVLGVGWALTGSWPFGVGFGGVLLFAVWRAVTIVRAVRAWGYAEREDDLLVRHGLLVRRLSIVPYSRMQFVDVSAGPLERAFDLATVQLHTAAAASDARVPGLRPAEASRLRDRLTALGEDRAEGL; encoded by the coding sequence GTGAACGATGACGCACCGGGCGGCCTGCCGGCAGCCCCCGCCCCGCCGCCCAGCCCGCTCGAGCCGTGGCCGGACACCGTCCGGTGGCAGTCCATCTCGACCGACCTGATCTGGGTGGAGTTGCTGCGGCTCTCCGTCGGCGTGGCCGTCGTCGCGGGTGTGCTCGGCGTCGGCTGGGCGCTGACGGGCTCCTGGCCGTTCGGGGTGGGGTTCGGCGGCGTCCTGCTGTTCGCCGTCTGGCGGGCGGTGACCATCGTCCGGGCGGTACGCGCCTGGGGTTACGCCGAACGCGAGGACGACCTGCTGGTCCGGCACGGGCTGCTGGTCCGCCGGCTGTCCATCGTTCCGTACTCCCGGATGCAGTTCGTCGACGTCAGTGCCGGTCCGCTGGAACGGGCGTTCGACCTGGCCACCGTGCAGTTGCACACGGCCGCCGCGGCGAGTGACGCCCGGGTGCCGGGCCTGCGTCCCGCCGAGGCGTCCCGGCTGCGCGACCGCCTCACCGCGCTCGGCGAGGACCGGGCGGAAGGGCTGTGA
- a CDS encoding MoxR family ATPase, whose product MAQPTTPDAPTPNGAQPQAPAPPSTPAQDATLLERALFETKRVIVGQDRMVERMFVALLARGHCLLEGVPGVAKTLAVETLAKVVGGSFARVQFTPDLVPADIMGTRIYRQSSEKFDVELGPVFVNFLLADEINRAPAKVQSALLEVMSERQVSIGGESHRVPNPFLVMATQNPIEQEGVYPLPEAQRDRFLMKIIVGYPTDAEEREIVYRMGVTPPEPTAVFDTEDLIALQQKADQVFVHNALVDYAVRLVLATRTPAEHGMPDVAQLIQYGASPRASLGLVRASRALALLRGRDYALPQDVQDIAPDILRHRLVLSYDALADDVPADHVVHRVMSTIPLPSVAPRQQATPPTGAVAPTPGWPGQRP is encoded by the coding sequence GTGGCCCAGCCGACCACGCCCGACGCCCCGACGCCGAACGGGGCGCAACCGCAGGCGCCCGCGCCGCCGAGCACCCCGGCCCAGGACGCCACCCTGCTGGAGCGGGCGCTGTTCGAGACCAAGCGGGTGATCGTCGGGCAGGACCGGATGGTCGAGCGGATGTTCGTCGCGCTGCTCGCCCGGGGGCACTGCCTGCTGGAGGGCGTACCGGGGGTGGCCAAGACGCTCGCGGTGGAGACCCTCGCCAAGGTGGTCGGCGGGTCCTTCGCCCGGGTGCAGTTCACCCCGGACCTGGTGCCGGCCGACATCATGGGCACCCGGATCTACCGGCAGTCCAGCGAGAAGTTCGACGTGGAGCTGGGCCCGGTCTTCGTCAACTTCCTGCTCGCCGACGAGATCAACCGCGCGCCGGCGAAGGTGCAGTCGGCGCTGCTGGAGGTGATGAGCGAGCGCCAGGTCTCGATCGGGGGCGAGAGCCACCGGGTGCCGAACCCGTTCCTGGTGATGGCGACGCAGAACCCGATCGAGCAGGAGGGGGTCTATCCGCTGCCGGAGGCGCAGCGGGACCGGTTCCTGATGAAGATCATCGTGGGGTACCCGACCGACGCCGAGGAGCGGGAGATCGTCTACCGGATGGGCGTGACGCCGCCCGAGCCCACCGCGGTGTTCGACACCGAGGATCTGATCGCCCTGCAGCAGAAGGCCGACCAGGTCTTCGTGCACAACGCCCTGGTCGACTACGCGGTCCGACTGGTGCTGGCCACGCGTACGCCGGCCGAACACGGCATGCCCGACGTCGCGCAACTGATCCAGTACGGCGCCAGCCCACGGGCCTCGCTCGGGCTGGTCCGGGCGAGCCGGGCGCTGGCGCTGCTACGCGGGCGCGACTACGCCCTGCCACAGGACGTGCAGGACATCGCGCCGGACATCCTGCGGCACCGGCTGGTGCTCAGCTACGACGCGCTCGCCGACGACGTGCCGGCCGACCACGTGGTGCACCGGGTGATGTCGACCATCCCGCTGCCGTCGGTGGCACCCCGGCAACAGGCCACGCCGCCGACCGGCGCCGTGGCACCGACCCCGGGGTGGCCCGGGCAGCGGCCGTGA
- a CDS encoding DUF58 domain-containing protein yields MTSTTPRPGGPDRPAVAATHRSDAVLSRLQLLVTRKLDGLLQGDYAGLLPGPGSEAGESREYRPGDDVRRMDWPVTARTTTPHVRRTVADRELETWLAVDLSASLDFGTGRWLKRDVVVAAAAAITHLTVRGGNRIGAVVGSGGDAPVPRRGRRGTPPVAGPGRLVRLPARSGRKEAQGMLRAIAGTEIRPGRGDLGALVDMLNRPPRRRGVAVVISDFLAPVAQWERPLRKLRVRHDLLAVEVVDPRELELPDVGVLPVVDPETGELHEVQTADPGLRHRYAAAATAQRAEISAALRAAGAGHLRLRTDRDWLLDMVRFVAAQRHARTRGTTR; encoded by the coding sequence GTGACCTCGACCACCCCTCGACCCGGCGGTCCGGACCGCCCCGCGGTGGCGGCCACCCACCGTTCCGACGCGGTGCTGTCCCGGCTGCAACTGCTGGTCACCCGCAAGCTCGACGGCCTGTTGCAGGGCGACTACGCCGGCCTGCTGCCCGGGCCGGGCAGCGAGGCGGGGGAGTCACGGGAGTACCGCCCCGGCGACGACGTGCGCCGGATGGACTGGCCGGTAACCGCCCGCACCACCACGCCGCACGTGCGGCGTACGGTGGCCGACCGTGAGCTGGAGACGTGGCTGGCGGTGGACCTCTCGGCGAGCCTGGACTTCGGCACCGGGCGGTGGCTCAAGCGGGACGTGGTGGTCGCGGCGGCGGCAGCGATCACCCACCTGACCGTGCGGGGCGGCAACCGGATCGGCGCGGTCGTCGGCAGCGGCGGCGACGCCCCGGTGCCCCGGCGTGGCCGGCGGGGAACACCGCCGGTGGCCGGCCCGGGTCGCCTGGTCCGGCTGCCCGCCCGGTCCGGGCGCAAGGAGGCACAGGGCATGCTGCGCGCCATCGCCGGCACCGAGATCCGGCCGGGTCGCGGTGATCTCGGCGCGCTGGTCGACATGCTCAACCGCCCGCCCCGGCGGCGCGGTGTCGCGGTGGTCATCTCCGACTTCCTCGCCCCGGTGGCGCAGTGGGAGCGTCCGCTGCGCAAGCTGCGGGTGCGGCACGATCTGCTCGCGGTCGAGGTGGTCGACCCGCGGGAGCTGGAACTGCCCGACGTGGGGGTGCTCCCGGTGGTCGACCCGGAGACCGGCGAGTTGCACGAGGTGCAGACCGCCGACCCGGGCCTACGGCACCGCTACGCGGCGGCCGCCACCGCCCAGCGCGCGGAGATCTCCGCCGCGTTGCGCGCCGCCGGCGCCGGCCACCTGCGACTGCGTACGGACCGAGACTGGCTGCTGGACATGGTGCGCTTCGTGGCCGCGCAGCGGCACGCCCGCACCCGGGGGACGACACGATGA
- a CDS encoding VWA domain-containing protein — protein MIRLLQPWWLLAVLPVLALAALYVWRQLRRREYAMRFTNVDLLRTVAPKGLGWRRHVPAAAFLLALLVLAGALARPAMDTREPLERATIMLAIDVSLSMQADDVAPNRLEAAQEAAKQFVAELPETYNVGLVSFAKSANVLVPPTKDRPAVTSAIDGLVLAEATATGEAVFTCLEAIRSVPADGASGIPPARIVLLSDGYRTAGRSVEEAAAAAQAANVPVSTIAFGTDSGHVDIGGQLQRVPVDRLALADLAETTEGFFYEAATVSELKQVYQDMGSSIGFRTEPREITQWYAGIALLLALCAGALSLLWSPRLL, from the coding sequence ATGATCCGACTGCTGCAACCGTGGTGGCTGCTGGCCGTGCTGCCGGTGCTCGCCCTCGCCGCGCTGTACGTCTGGCGGCAGCTGCGCCGCCGGGAGTACGCGATGCGGTTCACCAACGTGGACCTGCTGCGTACCGTGGCGCCGAAGGGTCTGGGCTGGCGGCGGCACGTGCCGGCGGCCGCGTTCCTGCTGGCCCTGCTGGTGCTGGCCGGCGCGCTCGCCCGGCCCGCGATGGACACCCGGGAGCCGTTGGAGCGGGCCACCATCATGCTGGCCATCGACGTGTCGCTGTCCATGCAGGCCGACGACGTGGCACCGAACCGGCTGGAGGCCGCTCAGGAGGCAGCCAAGCAGTTCGTGGCCGAGCTGCCCGAGACGTACAACGTGGGGCTGGTCTCGTTCGCCAAGTCGGCCAACGTGCTGGTGCCGCCGACCAAGGACCGGCCGGCGGTGACCAGCGCCATCGACGGGCTGGTGCTGGCCGAGGCGACGGCGACCGGCGAGGCGGTCTTCACCTGCCTGGAGGCGATCCGCTCGGTGCCGGCCGACGGCGCGTCGGGCATCCCGCCGGCCCGGATCGTGCTGCTGTCGGACGGCTACCGCACGGCCGGGCGCTCGGTGGAGGAGGCGGCCGCGGCGGCGCAGGCGGCGAACGTGCCGGTCTCCACCATCGCCTTCGGCACCGATTCCGGCCACGTCGACATCGGCGGTCAGCTGCAGCGGGTGCCGGTGGACCGGCTCGCCCTCGCGGATCTGGCCGAGACCACCGAAGGCTTCTTCTACGAGGCGGCCACGGTGAGCGAGCTGAAGCAGGTGTACCAGGACATGGGCAGCTCGATCGGGTTCCGCACCGAACCCCGGGAGATCACCCAGTGGTACGCCGGCATCGCCCTGCTGCTGGCCCTCTGCGCCGGCGCCCTCAGCCTCCTCTGGTCCCCCCGCCTCCTCTAA
- a CDS encoding acyltransferase — MNGDRAGARPRRDPAVDGLRAYAVVGVVLGHWLVTGLVLDVDGTLRQASPLTAMPALAPASWVLQTLGLFFFAAGYASARSAARHPGPGWFGRRLRRLVLPAVALLGTGAAVLLAGSVAGVPDRTLSLALTLAISPLWFLAPLLVLLSLTRPLRAAVRRWGTLRCAVAAAAVVGAADLAARLLPAGTGPPPVSVLAAWAVPYVLGLAHADGRLGGRRDALRLIATGAAGLAAVLALGYPVSAVGVPGDGRSNLDPPSLLVVALAVTQVGLGLLARPALTRLLRRPLPRRLVGEVNRHAVRVYLWHQPVLVGVAALATHAGATLPGLHTSPDGPAWLLARLGWLPVLTVVLLGLVRRRDPRPQDHRPTTARTIAGQPAAGG; from the coding sequence GTGAACGGCGACCGGGCCGGGGCGCGTCCCCGCCGCGACCCCGCCGTCGACGGGTTGCGGGCGTACGCGGTCGTCGGGGTGGTGCTCGGCCACTGGCTGGTCACCGGCCTGGTACTCGACGTCGACGGCACCCTGCGCCAGGCCAGTCCGCTGACCGCGATGCCGGCCCTGGCGCCGGCCAGCTGGGTGTTGCAGACCCTCGGGCTGTTCTTCTTCGCCGCCGGGTACGCCTCGGCCCGCTCGGCCGCCCGGCACCCCGGCCCGGGCTGGTTCGGCCGACGGTTGCGCCGGCTGGTCCTGCCGGCGGTGGCGCTGCTCGGCACGGGCGCGGCCGTACTGCTGGCCGGTTCCGTCGCCGGTGTGCCGGACCGCACCCTCTCCCTGGCGCTGACCCTGGCGATCAGTCCGCTGTGGTTCCTGGCCCCGCTGCTCGTCCTGCTCTCGCTCACCCGCCCGCTGCGCGCCGCCGTACGCCGATGGGGCACGCTGCGCTGCGCCGTCGCGGCGGCGGCCGTGGTGGGCGCCGCCGACCTGGCCGCCCGGTTGCTGCCGGCCGGCACCGGGCCGCCGCCGGTGTCCGTGCTGGCGGCCTGGGCGGTGCCGTACGTGCTGGGACTGGCCCACGCCGACGGCCGGCTGGGCGGACGGCGGGACGCGTTGCGGCTGATCGCCACCGGAGCCGCCGGACTCGCGGCCGTGCTCGCGCTCGGTTACCCGGTCAGCGCGGTCGGGGTGCCCGGGGACGGGCGGTCCAATCTCGATCCACCGTCCCTGCTCGTGGTGGCGCTCGCGGTGACCCAGGTCGGTCTCGGCCTGCTGGCCCGGCCGGCGCTGACCCGGCTGCTGCGCCGGCCGCTGCCCCGCCGGCTGGTCGGCGAGGTCAACCGGCACGCGGTACGCGTCTATCTCTGGCACCAGCCGGTGCTGGTCGGGGTGGCCGCGCTCGCCACCCACGCCGGCGCCACCCTGCCGGGGCTGCACACCAGCCCCGACGGCCCGGCCTGGCTGCTGGCCCGGCTCGGCTGGCTGCCGGTGCTCACCGTGGTCCTGCTGGGCCTGGTGCGGCGACGCGATCCCAGACCACAAGATCATCGACCGACGACGGCCCGCACCATCGCCGGCCAGCCCGCCGCCGGCGGATGA
- a CDS encoding alpha/beta hydrolase, giving the protein MVCRDLLRVGLAALLGAGLVVPPAGTPAAPAGFVEAYPSTAAAMDAAGTPYAGWAAQGRRFLTFDPDGDGRAVEVLGDLATADRIAVLVPGVGNRLADFDRGLGGVSRRAPARQARDLQAAVRAADPYARVAVLAWLGYDPPDGVAAAATPASARRGAADLGGQLRTLAGQRPTARITLIGHSYGALVVGLAAVDAPPQVTDVVALGGVGVGVDRADRFGRVRVWAAEAPDDWIRRVPQLRLPGVGHGVRPGDPSFGARPLPVAATGHDGYLLPAGPTLAAVAAVVLHGATDPAAPVAGTSDPEAAITRAGGTGAGTAGAAQRGGATARAGR; this is encoded by the coding sequence ATGGTGTGCAGGGATCTCCTCCGGGTGGGCCTCGCGGCGTTGCTCGGTGCCGGGCTGGTGGTGCCACCGGCGGGAACACCCGCCGCGCCCGCGGGCTTCGTCGAGGCGTACCCGTCGACCGCCGCCGCGATGGACGCCGCCGGGACGCCGTACGCCGGCTGGGCGGCCCAGGGGCGGCGGTTCCTGACCTTCGACCCGGACGGCGACGGCCGGGCCGTGGAGGTGCTCGGCGACCTCGCCACCGCGGACCGGATCGCCGTCCTGGTGCCCGGTGTGGGCAACCGGCTGGCCGACTTCGACCGTGGACTGGGCGGTGTGTCCCGGCGTGCCCCCGCCCGGCAGGCCCGGGATCTGCAGGCTGCGGTGCGCGCGGCCGATCCGTACGCCCGGGTCGCGGTCCTGGCCTGGCTCGGCTACGACCCGCCCGACGGCGTCGCCGCGGCGGCCACCCCGGCCAGCGCCCGCCGGGGCGCCGCTGACCTCGGCGGCCAGCTACGGACGCTGGCCGGGCAGCGGCCCACCGCCCGGATCACCCTGATCGGGCACAGCTACGGCGCGCTGGTCGTCGGGCTGGCCGCCGTCGACGCCCCGCCGCAGGTCACCGACGTGGTCGCCCTCGGGGGCGTGGGGGTCGGCGTGGACCGCGCCGACCGGTTCGGCCGGGTACGCGTCTGGGCGGCCGAGGCGCCGGACGACTGGATCCGCCGGGTGCCGCAGCTACGGCTGCCCGGGGTGGGACACGGCGTACGGCCGGGCGACCCGTCCTTCGGTGCGCGACCGCTGCCGGTCGCCGCCACCGGACACGACGGATACCTCCTGCCCGCCGGGCCGACCCTGGCCGCGGTCGCGGCGGTGGTGCTGCACGGCGCGACCGACCCGGCCGCGCCGGTCGCCGGCACGTCCGACCCGGAAGCGGCGATCACGAGAGCTGGCGGCACGGGCGCGGGCACGGCGGGCGCGGCGCAGCGCGGCGGAGCGACGGCGAGGGCCGGGCGGTGA
- a CDS encoding response regulator transcription factor yields MIRVLIADDQAMVRQGFGALLAAQPDLLVVGDAADGAQAVAEARRLDPDVVLMDVRMPVLDGLAATRKLLGDRPADRPRVLILTTFDLDDYVYEALRAGASGFLLKDAPAADLVHAVRVVAAGDALLAPTVTRRLIAEFAARPQRQRHRPTALAGLTPRETEVLRLIARGRSNTEIAGELVVAEQTVKTHVGRILAKLRLRDRAQAVVLAYETGLVAAGE; encoded by the coding sequence GTGATCCGGGTGCTGATCGCCGACGACCAGGCGATGGTCCGGCAGGGCTTCGGCGCCCTCCTCGCCGCCCAGCCGGACCTGCTGGTGGTCGGCGACGCCGCCGACGGTGCCCAGGCGGTCGCCGAGGCCCGCCGACTCGACCCGGACGTGGTGCTGATGGATGTGCGGATGCCGGTGCTCGACGGCCTCGCCGCGACCCGCAAGCTGCTCGGCGACCGGCCGGCCGACCGGCCCCGGGTGCTCATCCTCACCACCTTCGACCTGGACGACTACGTCTACGAGGCACTGCGCGCCGGTGCCAGCGGGTTCCTGCTCAAGGACGCACCGGCCGCCGACCTGGTGCACGCGGTACGGGTGGTCGCCGCCGGCGACGCGCTGCTCGCCCCGACCGTCACCCGCCGGCTGATCGCCGAGTTCGCGGCCCGACCGCAGCGCCAGCGGCACCGACCCACCGCGCTCGCCGGGCTCACCCCCCGCGAGACCGAGGTGCTGCGGCTGATCGCCCGAGGCCGCTCCAACACCGAGATCGCGGGCGAGCTGGTCGTCGCCGAGCAGACCGTCAAGACCCACGTCGGCCGGATCCTGGCCAAGCTCCGGCTGCGCGACCGCGCCCAGGCCGTGGTGCTCGCGTACGAGACCGGGCTGGTCGCCGCCGGGGAGTAG
- a CDS encoding histidine kinase encodes MDRRPARIALAALRRVVAGPDYPATRPPLARLRPRPRTAAALRTLGLLALLGLALVTAQFLLDSRQLPVATAWVIALLTVAPLPVLLTRPLLAWRIMLVGQLFGTFNRRPTDGAVVVSPVAYESWPWSPTQVLVILVVLAVVAARVDRAVLAWIGLLSLIPVWIFVAPSSQVGVSLLFVVLLIVGDLVRGNLLTRRALAEQAELGELEKARRAVLEERARIARELHDVVAHHMSMIAVQAETAPYRLAAVPDPARAEFAAIADSARAALTDMRRLLGVLRSESEDPQTAPQPGLAELPALVAAAHRAGMTVTLDTDVAAEPSAPVGLAAYRIVQEGLANAARHAAGAEVRVTVRDRAGVLTVRVHNAAGGSPAGPDARGGGQGLAGMRERAVSLGGSFTACPTPEGGYAIEALLPTDAAPRDDPDRPSAPDRPGEPGRADERMGGAP; translated from the coding sequence ATGGACCGCCGTCCCGCCCGTATCGCCCTCGCGGCCCTGCGCCGCGTCGTGGCCGGGCCGGACTATCCCGCGACCCGGCCGCCACTGGCCCGGCTGCGACCCCGGCCCCGCACGGCCGCCGCCCTGCGGACCCTCGGACTGCTGGCCCTGCTCGGCCTGGCCCTGGTCACCGCGCAGTTCCTGCTGGACTCGCGCCAGCTGCCCGTCGCCACCGCCTGGGTGATCGCGCTCCTCACCGTCGCACCGCTGCCGGTCCTGCTCACCCGGCCGCTGCTGGCCTGGCGGATCATGCTCGTCGGGCAGTTGTTCGGCACCTTCAACCGGCGGCCGACGGACGGCGCCGTGGTGGTGAGCCCGGTGGCGTACGAGTCCTGGCCGTGGAGCCCGACCCAGGTCCTGGTCATCCTCGTCGTGCTCGCGGTCGTGGCCGCCCGGGTCGACCGGGCCGTCCTGGCCTGGATCGGGCTGCTCAGCCTCATCCCGGTCTGGATCTTCGTGGCACCGAGCAGCCAGGTCGGCGTCAGCCTGCTGTTCGTGGTGCTGCTCATCGTGGGGGACCTGGTGCGCGGCAACCTGCTCACCCGCCGGGCCCTCGCCGAGCAGGCGGAACTCGGCGAGTTGGAGAAGGCGCGGCGCGCGGTGCTGGAGGAGCGCGCCCGCATCGCGCGGGAACTGCACGACGTCGTCGCGCACCACATGTCGATGATCGCCGTGCAGGCGGAGACCGCGCCGTACCGGCTCGCCGCCGTACCCGACCCGGCCCGGGCCGAGTTCGCCGCCATCGCCGATTCCGCCCGGGCGGCGCTGACCGACATGCGGCGGCTGCTGGGCGTGCTGCGCAGCGAGTCGGAGGATCCGCAGACCGCCCCGCAGCCGGGCCTGGCCGAGCTGCCCGCGCTGGTGGCCGCCGCCCACCGGGCCGGCATGACGGTGACCCTGGACACCGATGTCGCCGCCGAGCCGTCGGCACCGGTCGGGCTGGCCGCGTACCGCATCGTCCAGGAAGGGCTGGCCAACGCGGCCCGCCATGCGGCCGGCGCCGAGGTGCGCGTCACGGTGCGGGACCGGGCCGGCGTCCTGACGGTACGCGTGCACAACGCCGCCGGCGGCAGCCCGGCCGGACCGGACGCCCGCGGTGGCGGGCAGGGTCTGGCCGGCATGCGGGAACGGGCCGTTTCCCTCGGCGGCAGCTTCACCGCCTGTCCCACCCCGGAAGGTGGCTACGCGATCGAGGCGCTGCTGCCCACCGACGCGGCGCCCCGCGACGACCCGGACCGACCGAGCGCCCCGGACCGACCCGGCGAGCCAGGACGGGCCGACGAGCGGATGGGAGGGGCGCCGTGA
- the fabG gene encoding 3-oxoacyl-ACP reductase FabG, with product MSRTVLVTGGNRGIGLAIARAFAKQGDRVAVTHRGSGAPDGLFGVQCDITDAASVDAAFTGVEAELGPVEVLVANAGITDDTLLLRMSEEQFTRVLDTNLTGAYRCAKRAATKMLRARWGRMIFVSSVVGLFGGAGQVNYAASKAGLVGVARSITRELGSRNITANVIAPGFIETDMTGALSEQRKAEILKSIPAGRMASPEEVAAVVTWLAADSAGYVSGAVIPVDGGLGMGH from the coding sequence GTGTCTCGAACAGTGCTGGTCACCGGCGGCAACCGTGGCATCGGTCTGGCCATCGCACGGGCCTTTGCCAAGCAGGGCGACCGGGTGGCGGTCACCCACCGGGGCAGCGGCGCGCCGGACGGGCTGTTCGGCGTGCAGTGCGACATCACCGACGCCGCGTCGGTGGACGCCGCCTTCACCGGCGTCGAGGCGGAACTCGGGCCGGTGGAGGTGCTGGTCGCCAACGCCGGGATCACCGACGACACGTTGCTGCTGCGGATGTCCGAGGAGCAGTTCACCCGGGTACTGGACACCAACCTGACCGGCGCGTACCGCTGCGCCAAGCGGGCCGCAACGAAGATGCTGCGGGCCAGGTGGGGGCGTATGATCTTCGTCTCCTCGGTGGTCGGCCTCTTCGGCGGCGCCGGCCAGGTCAACTACGCGGCGAGCAAGGCCGGGCTGGTCGGCGTGGCCCGATCAATCACCCGGGAGCTGGGCAGCCGCAACATCACCGCGAACGTGATCGCGCCCGGCTTCATCGAGACCGACATGACCGGCGCACTGTCGGAGCAGCGCAAGGCGGAGATCCTCAAGTCGATTCCGGCGGGCCGGATGGCCAGCCCGGAGGAGGTCGCCGCGGTGGTCACCTGGCTGGCCGCCGACAGCGCCGGTTACGTCTCCGGTGCCGTCATCCCGGTCGACGGTGGCTTGGGCATGGGCCACTGA
- the fabI gene encoding enoyl-ACP reductase FabI: MSGLLAGKRLLVTGVITDASIAFSVAKLAQENGAQVVLTGYGRLSLVERIAKRLPEPAPVIELDVTSTEHLAGLADKVREHVDGLDGVVHSIGFAPQSCIGGGFLDASWEDVATALHVSTYSYKSLAIAALPLMSPGGAVVGLTFDASQAWQVYDWMGVAKAGLESVSRYVALHLGKQGIRSNLVAAGPLRTMAAKSIPGFEQFEDAWTKRAPLGWDLTDQEPAARACLALLSDWFPATTGEIVHVDGGFHAIGA; encoded by the coding sequence ATGTCTGGACTGCTGGCCGGTAAGCGGCTGCTCGTCACCGGCGTCATCACCGACGCCTCGATCGCCTTCTCGGTGGCGAAGCTCGCCCAGGAGAACGGCGCCCAGGTCGTGCTCACCGGCTACGGCCGGCTCTCGCTCGTGGAGCGGATCGCCAAGCGGCTGCCCGAGCCGGCTCCGGTGATCGAGCTGGACGTGACCAGCACCGAGCACCTCGCCGGGCTGGCCGACAAGGTCCGGGAGCACGTCGACGGCCTCGACGGGGTGGTGCACTCCATCGGCTTCGCGCCGCAGAGCTGCATCGGCGGCGGGTTCCTCGACGCCTCCTGGGAGGACGTGGCGACGGCGCTGCACGTCTCGACGTACTCCTACAAGTCCCTGGCCATCGCGGCGCTGCCGCTGATGTCGCCGGGCGGCGCGGTGGTCGGGCTGACCTTCGACGCCAGCCAGGCGTGGCAGGTCTACGACTGGATGGGCGTGGCCAAGGCCGGGCTGGAGTCCGTCTCCCGCTATGTCGCCCTGCACCTGGGCAAGCAGGGCATCCGCAGCAACCTGGTGGCCGCCGGTCCGCTGCGCACCATGGCCGCCAAGTCGATCCCCGGCTTCGAACAGTTCGAGGACGCCTGGACCAAGCGGGCTCCGCTGGGCTGGGATCTGACCGACCAGGAGCCGGCCGCCCGCGCCTGCCTGGCGCTGCTGTCGGACTGGTTCCCGGCCACCACCGGTGAGATCGTGCACGTCGACGGCGGCTTCCACGCCATCGGCGCCTAG